One stretch of Miscanthus floridulus cultivar M001 chromosome 18, ASM1932011v1, whole genome shotgun sequence DNA includes these proteins:
- the LOC136520580 gene encoding elongation factor 1-gamma 2-like translates to MALVLHTGAGNKNAFKALIAAEYSGVKVELTKNFEMGVSNKTPEFLKMNPLGKVPVLETPDGPVFESNAIARYVARLKDDNPLLGSSRIEQAHVEQWVDFAATEVDPGVAWYLYPRLGYIPYAHTTEETAIASLKRSLGALNTHLASNTYLVGHSVTLADIVLTCNLYHGIARILTKSFTSDFPHVERYFWTMVNQPNFKKVIGEVKQAESVPPVQKKAAPPKEPKAKVVKKEAPKEAPKPKVVEAPAEEEAPKPKPKNPLDLLPPSKMVLDDWKRLYSNTKTNFREVAIKGFWDMYDPEGYSLWFCDYKYNDENTVSFVTLNKVGGFLQRMDLVRKYAFGKMLVIGSEPPFKLKGLWLFRGQEVPKFVMDEVYDMELYEWTKVDISDEAQKELVNAMIEDQEPFEGEALLDAKCFK, encoded by the exons ATGGCGCTC GTATTGCATACTGGGGCTGGAAACAAGAATGCCTTCAAGGCACTTATTGCTGCAGAATACAGTGGGGTCAAGGTTGAGTTGACCAAGAATTTTGAGATGGGTGTCTCCAACAAGACCCCTGAGTTTCTTAAGATGAACCCCCTTGGGAAG GTTCCTGTTCTGGAGACTCCTGATGGCCCTGTTTTTGAGAGTAATGCTATTGCACGCTATG TTGCTCGTTTGAAAGACGACAACCCTCTTCTTGGGTCTTCCCGTATTGAACAA GCCCACGTTGAGCAATGGGTGGACTTTGCTGCAACAGAAGTTGACCCTGGTGTTGCATGGTACTTGTATCCAAGGCTTGGGTACATCCCTTATGCTCACACA ACTGAGGAAACAGCTATTGCTTCATTGAAGAGATCTCTTGGTGCTCTGAACACACACCTTGCCTCAAACACATACCTTGTTGGGCATTCTGTTACTCTAGCTGACATTGTATTGACATGCAACCTGTACCATGGAATTGCACGGATCTTGACCAAGAGCTTCACTTCTGATTTTCCTCATGTCGAGAGGTATTTCTGGACCATGGTTAACCAGCCTAACTTCAAGAAGGTCATTGGTGAGGTCAAGCAGGCAGAGTCTGTACCTCCTGTTCAGAAAAAGGCCGCTCCTCCTAAGGAGCCGAAGGCAAAGGTTGTCAAGAAAGAAGCCCCAAAGGAGGCACCCAAGCCAAAGGTGGTTGAGGCACCAGCAGAAGAGGAAGcaccaaagccaaagccaaagaatccTCTTGACTTGCTGCCACCAAGCAAAATGGTCCTTGATGACTGGAAGAGGCTATACTCAAACACAAAGACCAACTTCCGGGAGGTTGCCATCAAAG GTTTCTGGGACATGTACGACCCAGAGGGCTACTCTCTGTGGTTCTGTGACTACAAGTACAATGATGAGAACACCGTCTCCTTTGTGACCCTGAACAAGGTTGGTGGATTCCTGCAGCGGATGGACCTGGTCCGCAAGTACGCCTTTGGTAAGATGCTTGTGATAGGCTCTGAGCCACCCTTCAAGTTGAAGGGCCTTTGGCTTTTCCGTGGCCAGGAGGTTCCCAAGTTTGTAATGGATGAGGTCTATGACATGGAGCTCTACGAGTGGACCAAGGTGGACATCTCTGATGAGGCCCAGAAGGAGCTCGTCAATGCCATGATTGAGGACCAGGAGCCCTTTGAGGGCGAGGCCTTGCTTGACGCGAAATGCTTCAAGTGA
- the LOC136520579 gene encoding uncharacterized protein, with translation MAAPRPRIRAVRLGPLLLFLLVPLIYSVSRLHPWAPEKGVCLPPPTAPKRPDRLVLGPAAGQGRPDRLQCQGLRALNKIGLSSEENYSGEHISFVTVFTTYNSVSAGDGNVPSDSVTVGNHSYSKIERSMAILNTFISFIKVSMPRSNVIILTDPGSKISVNQGSATLLPIEGNYSRGNLMLQRIKTYIAFLEQKLVEFDRVEGWSHFVLTDSDIAVVDDLGHIFKKYPQCHLALTFRNNKGQPLNSGFVAVRGTRDGITKAVELLKQVLEAYSLRYIKASRMLGDQLALAWVVKSHLPSAFGKFSKHEAFTGEVNGASVLFLPCAVYNWTPPEGAGQFHGIPLDVKVVHFKGSRKRLMLEAWNFYNSTSKLSDMLCLILRSGRTKYDF, from the exons ATGGCGGCCCCTAGGCCTCGGATCCGCGCCGTACGTCTAGGCCCGctgctcctcttcctcctcgtcccGCTCATCTACTCCG TGTCCAGGCTGCACCCCTGGGCGCCGGAGAAGGGCGTGTGCTTGCCACCCCCAACCGCGCCGAAGCGGCCTGACCGTCTCGTGCTCGGTCCCGCCGCCGGACAGGGCCGCCCCGACCGCCTACAGTGCCAAG GACTTAGAGCTCTGAACAAGATTGGCCTATCAAGTGAAGAGAACTATTCTGGAGAACACATTTCTTTTGTTACTGTATTCACAACCTACAATTCTGTCTCAGCTGGAGATGGCAATGTTCCATCTGATTCTGTAACTGTTGGAAACCATTCTTATAGCAAAATAGAAAGGTCCATGGCCATTCTGAACACTTTCATCAGTTTCATAAAG GTATCAATGCCAAGAAGCAACGTGATCATATTGACTGATCCTGGTTCAAAAATTTCAGTAAATCAAGGGAGTGCTACACTATTGCCTATTGAAGGAAACTATTCTCGAGGAAATTTGATGCTTCAAAGAATAAAGACATACATT GCATTTCTGGAgcaaaaacttgtggaatttgataGGGTGGAGGGgtggagtcattttgttttaacTGATTCCGATATAGCAGTGGTTGATGATCTTGGACATATATTCAAAAAATATCCCCAATGTCATCTGGCTCTTACTTTTCGTAATAACAAAGGGCAACCTTTGAACTCTGGGTTTGTTGCGGTAAGAGGAACCAGGGATGGCATCACTAA AGCTGTGGAACTCTTGAAACAAGTCCTTGAAGCTTACAGCTTAAGATATATCAAGGCTTCCCGTATGCTTGGTGACCAATTAGCACTGGCGTGGGTTGTCAAGTCTCATCTACCATCGGCTTTTGGAAAATTTTCTAAGCATGAAGCATTTACTGGTGAAGTTAATGGAGCATCTGTTCTCTTCTTGCCTTGTGCTGTTTATAATTGGACCCCGCCTGAGGGTGCTGGACAGTTTCATGGTATACCCTTGGATGTTAAG GTTGTCCATTTCAAAGGTTCAAGAAAGCGTTTGATGCTTGAGGCATGGAATTTCTACAACTCAACCTCTAAGCTGTCCGATATGCTATGCCTAATCTTGAGAAGTGGCCGGACAAAATATGACTTCTGA